From the Sulfuriferula nivalis genome, the window CTAAAGCACCATTACGTAGCAAATGATCGCGCTCGTCTATCTCGGCCAACTTGAATGCTGCACGTGAACGATAACCTTGCGCCTTAGCCAGTTTCACATAAGGATCATTAATATGCTCTCGCATCCAAGCTTTGCTGGTTCTACTAGGCTTCATCAGATAAAATACGGGTTTGGTTTAAGGAATAACAAGATGATTAGTATTAACGCGCTACAACGTCGCTATTTACGCGCCCAAGCTCATGCTCTGCACCCTGTCGTCATGATAGGCGACGCAGGACTATCCGAAGCTGTCATGCGTGAAATTGATATTAACCTAAAAAGCCACGAATTAATTAAAATTCGCGTACTAGGTGATGATAGAGACGCACGTGCAACCATGCTAACAACAATATGTGAAACTTTAGGCGCTGTAAACGTCCAGCACATCGGCAAACTACTTATCATTTACCGCCCGGCAGAGAAACCAAAACTGGCTTTACCAAAATAATTACTTAGCCGATTGCTTAATCAACAGCACCAAGCCTAGCAGGCTTTCTATAATATAAGCAATGCGGGAAACACCATGCCAATGTGCAAAGCGATCACTAAATATGCTTTGCATAACGGCTTTAGGCATGGCTTGTTCTTTCAAACTTTCCATAATGGGCTGTATACCAAACTGCATACCTACGGTAATAAGCAACATCAACAATACAGCCCAAACAAAAGCCTGCTTAAAAGCAGCCCCGCCAAACTGGTTGATACGGAAAATCAGCAAATACACAGCACATACGATGCCAACATAGGCGATTACCGTAAACATACTACCCGCCAAGTTACCCGCAAGCTGTTTATCATCCAACTGGATAAACAAAACAGGTGCAGCAATATACCCTATCGCCCACAAGCCACCTACCCACATGACCATGGCAATTTTTTCCATCAACATACCCAGTTTAGGCATTAGATGTACTGCACTTCCAGAATTTCATATTGACGAATCCCGCCCGGCGCCATCACATCTGCTGTATCGCCCTCACTTTTACCTATCAATGCACGCGCTATGGGCGACCCTATCGATATTTTCGCTTGCTTGATATCAGCCTCATCATCACCCACAATTTGATAAGTGACTTGCTCGCCCGTTTCCAGCTCTTCCAGCATTACAGTAGCACCGAAAACGATACGCCCTTCGGTGTCTAGTGTTGCAGGGTCGATAATTTGTGCGGTGGACAGTTTACCTTCCAGATCCGCAATCCGCCCCTCAATAAAACCCTGCTTTTCTTTCGCTGCATCGTATTCTGCGTTTTCTGACAAGTCACCTTGTGCGCGCGCTTCGGCAATAGCCTGAATCACTGCATGACGCTCTACAGTTTTGAGTTGATGCAACTCATCACGCAACATTTGCGCGCCTTTAACAGTTAACGGAGTTTTAATCATCATGTTCATCTTACTTTTCCTCAGGCATTAAGTTGCCCATGTAATCCCTGTAAATCATACACGTTCAATTCACTCATCGCCTGCATACCTATACATGCTGCTCTCGCACCTGCCAAAGTAGTGTAATAGGTAACTCGATGCGCTAACGCAGCACGACGTATTTCAACAGAATCACGCACAGCACGTTTATCATCGACCACATTAACGATAAAGCTAATCTCTTTATTTTTAATCATATCCACCACATGTGGACGACCTTCAGCAACTTTATTCACTACAGTCACCGCCATGCCACCCGCACTTAATGCAGACGCGGTACCACGTGTTGCATATAACTCGAACCCTAATGCCAGTAACTGCGCACCGATTTCCAGTATTTTCTGTTTATCCGCATTACGAACACTAATAAAGGCACGCCCATCTTTAGGCAGTTTCACACTGGCGGCAAGTTGTGACTTCACAAATGCTTCAGCAAATGTCTTGCCCACGCCCATGACCTCACCAGTAGACTTCATCTCAGGTCCAAGCAGGGTATCAACACCCTGGAATTTGGCGAAAGGAAACACAGCTTCCTTAACTGAATAATACGGTGGAACGACTTCACGTGTAATTCCCTGTGCTGCCAAGCTAACGCCTGCCATACAACGAGCCGCCACTTTAGCCAATTGCACACCTGTTGCCTTGGATACAAAAGGCACAGTCCGCGAAGCGCGTGGATTCACTTCCAGCACGTAAACAGTCTCGCCTTGCAAAGCAAACTGCACATTCATCAAGCCCACCACATTCAATGCTTTTGCCATCGCTACAGTTTGGCGGCGTATCTCATCCTGAATCTCAGCTGACAAGCTATATGGAGGCAATGAACAGGCAGAATCGCCAGAATGAACACCCGCCTGTTCAATATGTTCCATGATACCGCCAATAACGACATCCACACCATCGGACACTGCATCTACGTCTATTTCAATCGCATCATTCAAGAACCTGTCCAACAGCACAGGTGAATCATTGGAGACTTTAACTGCTTCACGCATATAGCGTTGCAAATCTTCTTCAGCACGTACGATTTCCATCGCCCGCCCACCTAATACATAGGAAGGACGCACAACTAACGGATAACCAATTTCCGCAGCACCTGCCATCGCTTCTTCAGCTGACCGCGCAGTACGGTTAGGCGGCTGTTTCAGGCCCAACCCCATCAACATTTGCTGGAAACGCTCACGGTCTTCCGCACAATCTATCATGTCTGGAGTAGTACCAATAATTGGTGTACCAAAGGCTTCCAGCTCGCGCGCCAGTTTCAATGGTGTTTGGCCACCATATTGAACAATCACACCTACCGGTTTTTCGATGCGCACGATTTCTAACACATCTTCCAAAGTTAACGACTCGAAATACAACCTGTCTGATGTATCGTAATCGGTAGAAACAGTTTCCGGATTACAGTTAACCATAATGGTTTCATAACCATCTTCACGCATCGCCAGCGCTGCGTGTACGCAGCAATAATCAAATTCGATACCTTGACCGATACGGTTTGGACCACCACCCAGCACCATAATTTTTTTACGATCAGTTGGACGTGATTCGCACTCTTCCTCATAGGTTGAATACATATAAGCAGTAGACGTCGAAAACTCGGCCGCACAAGTATCCACCCGTTTATATACGGGATGAATATCCAGCTCCCAGCGTCGCGCACGGACTTCATTCTTATCACTGTTTAGCAATTTAGCCAAACGACGATCAGCAAAGCCATTGCGCTTCAAACGACGAATTTCAGTCGCATCCAGATCAGCTAACTGTTTACCTTGCAAACTCGCTTCATCAGCTACCAGCGCCTGTATCTGCACCAAGAACCAAGGATCAATTTTGGTGAAAGCAAACACTTCATCCATACTCATACCGATACGGAACGCATCAGCAACGTACCACAAACGCTCAGGGCCAGGATTACCGATTTCCGCTTCAATAATGTCACGATCCAAACTGAGAGAATCCAGTCCATCCATACCCGTTTCCAAACCACGCAATGCTTTTTGCAATGATTCACGGAAAGTACGCCCCATCGCCATCACCTCACCCACAGATTTCATCTGCGTGGTTAAACGATCATTAGCTTGCGGGAATTTCTCAAAAGCAAAACGTGGGATTTTAGTGACTACGTAATCGATACTAGGCTCAAATGACGCTGGCGTTGCGCCGCCAGTAATATCATTCTGCAATTCATCCAGCGTATACCCCACCGCCAGTTTTGCAGCGATTTTTGCAATCGGGAAACCTGTGGCTTTCGAAGCCAAAGCAGACGAACGCGACACGCGCGGATTCATCTCGATAACCACCATGCGCCCATCAACTGGGTTAATACCAAACTGTACGTTAGAGCCGCCTGTTTCCACGCCGATCTCACGCAATACCGCAATCGAAGCATTACGCAATATCTGATATTCACGGTCAGTCAATGTCTGCGCAGGGGCAACGGTAATCGAATCACCGGTATGCACGCCCATAGGATCCAAGTTTTCAATGGAGCAAACGATGATGCAATTATCATTACGATCACGCACCACCTCCATCTCGTATTCTTTCCAGCCTATGAGTGACTCTTCTATCAACAACTCTTTAGTTGGTGAGGCTTCCAGACCACGTTCGCAAATCTCAACGAACTCTTCCCGGTTGTAAGCAATACCTCCACCCGTACCCCCCATCGTGAAAGACGGACGAATAATCGTGGGATAGCCTAACACCGCCTTAACCTGCAATGCCTCTTCCATGCTATGCGCTATCATGGAATGCGGTGAAGCCAAACCAATACGCGTCATTGCCTGCTTGAATTTTTCGCGATCTTCAGCCATGTCGATAGCTTCACGCGACGCACCTATCATTTCAACTTTGTATTTTTCCAGCACACCATGTTTAGCTAAATCTAACGCACAATTCAGTGCAGTTTGACCGCCCATAGTAGGCAATACAGCGTCTGGGCGCTCTTTTTCTATGATTTTTTCCAGCACCTGCCAGGTAATCGGCTCGATGTAGGTTACATCGGCCATGTCTGGGTCAGTCATGATAGTCGCTGGGTTAGAGTTCACCAGTATGACTTTGTAACCTTCTTCACGCAGCGCCTTACACGCCTGCGCGCCAGAATAGTCAAATTCACACGCCTGGCCTATGACAATAGGGCCGGCACCAATAATCAGTATGCTATGTAAGTCTGTACGCTTGGGCATAATTTTTCTAGCAAGATTAATGCAGCGATATATAACTCATTATCATCGCCACGAACAACATAAGCCGATGAACATTCATCGGCTCCAAATAACTTATCGCGCCTGCATCAGTGCGACAAATCGATCAAACAAATAGTCCACATCATGTGGGCCAGGACTGGCTTCAGGGTGACCCTGGAAGCAGAATGCCGGCACATCAGTTCGCGCAAATCCCTGCAACGAACCATCAAACAATGACACGTGCGTCACTTTCACATTCGCTGGCAAGCTATCCATATCCACAGCAAAACCATGATTTTGACTGGTAATAGAAACACGACCCGTTTCAAGATCTTTTACTGGATGATTAGCGCCATGATGACCAAACTTCATCTTCATGGTTTTTGCGCCTGATGCCAACGCCAACAATTGATGACCCAGACAGATGCCAAAAGTCGGGATACCGGTTGCAACCAATTCCGTAATGGCTGCAATTGCATAATCACACGGCTCAGGATCGCCTGGACCGTTAGACAAGAAAATACCATCTGGATTTAATGCCAGCGCATCTTGAGCGGTCGCTTGCGCTGGTAACACGGTGACTTTACAACCACGCGCTGCCAGCATACGCAGAATATTACGCTTAACACCATAATCAAACGCCACGACATGATAGGGTTGCTGCACAGGGGTAATAAAACCTTTGCCCAACGCCCATTCACCTTCCTGCCAGGTGTAAGAAACTTTAGTTGACACCACTTTAGCCAAGTCCATACCAGCCAGACCAGGGAAAGCACGCGCCAGACGCAACGCTTCAGCATCGTCAACTTCACCCGCCATAATACAACCCGATTGCGCGCCAGTTTCACGCAACACACGGGTTAAACGACGCGTATCGATATCGGCAATTGCAACAATATTTTGCGCAGCCAGATAATCAGCCAAAGAAGAAGTAGAACGGAAATTACTGGCCAGCAATGGTAAATCACGTATAACCAAACCTGCGGCATGAATCTGAGTAGATTCCACATCTGCAGGGTTAGCACCGGTATTACCAATATGCGGGTAGGTCAACGTAACGATTTGACGGGAATAAGAAGGGTCAGTCAGGATTTCCTGATAGCCAGTCATAGCGGTATTAAATACCACCTCACCAACAGTTGAGCCTAACGCGCCGATGGAAACACCGCGAAAAACTGTTCCATCAGCAAGCACCAAGATAGCGGATTGGGCATGCGACAAGGGAGTACTCCAGTGTAAGGCTTATACAAAGAAGCGGGCAAGGTTCGCACCACGCCCGCTTCTGCAAGAATTTCGTAATTTTACCGCAACTGGACGATAACTTCAATCTGCATTACATTATGCCCATGATCAATACCGCTATAATCACGCGCTTACAGCAGCATTACCCAGCACTGCAAACCCTGTCTGGCGAGCAACTTAACCTGCTATTACCTGACCCGCGCGTTATCTCGTTACCCGCAGGCACCATAGTATTTGATGAGAATCAAACCTGCCAAGGCTTTCCCATGTTGCTGTCGGGCAGCATACGTGTCATTAAAGCCGCCCCTAACGGGCGTGAATTACAACTATATCGCGTCCACCCCGGCGAAAGTTGCATACTCACCAGCAGCTGCCTATTGGGTCACAGCCATTACACTGCCCGTGGCATCGTTGAACACGATGCAGAATTACTGATGCTTACTACCAGCAACTTTAATCATCTCATTCAACACCATACCCAATTTCGCGATTACATATTTCACTTATTCGCGGAACGACTAACCGACTTAATGCAACTCGTAACCGCTGTCGCTTTTCAGAAACTGGATCAACGCCTTGCTGCCACCCTGATAAAAAGAAATGCGCCCATACTATCCACCCATCAAGCATTAGCTGACGAGCTTGGCAGCTCACGTGAAATTATCAGTCGCATCCTCAAGGGATTTGCTGATCAGGGCTGGGTATCATTGGGACGCGAACAAATTGAAATAGTGAACCAGACTGCACTAAAACAGCTGGCAGAATTTTAATTGATGCTATGTGACATTTGTCACAGACTATTCAACAGGATGCGCTAAACTAGGCACTTCATTAACCCTCACACAAGGAGCACATCATGGGCTGCAATACAGGTGGAATAGATCGTGTACTACGTATTATCGTAGGTCTGGCATTAATCGCATTAGCCGCAACCAATACAGTGGGTGCGTGGGGATGGATAGGCGTAGTGCCATTACTGACCGGCATATTCAGTTTCTGCCCTGTTTATACCCTGCTAGGATTAAACACCTGCAAAACCAAAAAATAATTCCATAGCGGCCTCTTGCATCATGCCAAGTGGCCGCTTTGCTTAAATCACGCCAATAACCACCAACATAATAAACGCTGCGAATAGGGCAAAATGACTCACTCCTTCAATAGCGTTAGTCTCGCCGTCATGTAAATTATTCATCACAGTCACAAAAGTCAGCAATAACACACCACCTTGTATCGGCGTCAATGCCATCACAATACGCTCACCATTCAGCAGAGCCAACGCCTCTATCACCGGCAAGGTCAACAACACTGTCGCCAACGATGCGCCCAGTGCAATATTTACCGTCGTCTGCATACGATTATTTTGCGCTGCCCGTAACGCTGTCAAAATTTCAGGGCTAGCAGAAATTAACGCAACCAGCACTGCTGGAATAGCCTTGGGCAAATCACTTCCATGCAAACCTGCATCCAGCAATACCGACATCACCTCAGACAACAACCCCACTAGCACTATCGCCACGACCATAATTGACACATGCAAACTATTCGGGCTATGCAACACATCATGCACCTCATCGCCAACGCCACTGGAGTATTCAAAAAAGGTACGATGTTCCACCGTCTGCAAGCGTAAAAAAGCGATATACATCATCGCCATCACCGCAATGGAAAACACAGAATAAATTTCCCACTTAGATTCAGGTACAAAATCAGGAATAAACATCCCCACCCCTATCGCCACCATCAACATCGCAATATAGGAGTTTGCCGAATCCAGATTGTATTTGGCACTACCATGCTTCAACCCAGCTACGATTGCTGCCAGACCCAATATGCCATTAATATCAAACATCATCGCCGCAAACACCGTATCACGCGCCAGCGTAGGATTCGGCTCACCCTGCAACAACACCACCAGTATCACCACCTCAACCGACACCGCCGCCAGCGTCAAAATCAGCGTGCCATAAGGCTCGCCCAACCGCAACGCCAGGATTTCCGCATGATGACTAATCCGGAACGCCACTGCAATAATCGCCGTCAATATCACCAGCAATCCAGTCCAGAGCAAACCACCACCCTGCGCTACAACCGCGTGCTCAAACACATATCCCAACCCCAGAACAATAAGTGCCACAACGACAGGCAGTTCAGATTTAAGACTTTTCATGAGTTTGGATTCCATTTCGATATTTACAATAACTAGCGAGCACAGTTTAACACAGCCACAATATTGTCATAATGTTAGAATTGACCCCTTGCTTTTTCCACACACTCCACACCTGTCACCTAATGTTCACACTAACGTCGTAAACTGACATCTCATTGTAATGTAAAGTTAAATTGAGGTTGTTTAATATGTCGGCAGCGCAAAATAGTGTCAGCGAAATTAGCTCTCTCCTGCAAGAGGCTACAGCTTTACGCACAGCATTAATTACTGTTCAAACGCAGTTACTCGCCAACTGGCACGCTCATCTTAATCTTCCACACTACTTGCCCAGCGCTGCGAATCTGGCGGCTTATATTGGGCTGCGTCGTAATGATTTGCGCGCATTACAGATTCGATTAGCGCGCGTTGGTCTTTCTTCATTAGGCCGCTGTGAAAGCCATGTGCTGGCGACACTGGATGCGGTGTCGTATGCGCTCGCCATGATGGATGGGGCGACAGCGCTGTATTGCCCAATAACTGACATTAACCACACCATGACACGCGAACAGTCATTGCTCCGTGAAAACACAATATCGCTATTTCCGCGCACCGATAATAAGCCTGGCACGCTGATGATGGTCACCATGCCCAGTGAAGCTGCGGACGACTTTGCACTGGTGCGCGACATGATCAGCGCAGGTATGGATTGCGCACGCATTAATTGCTCACATGACGACGCAGCAAAATGGGGCAATATGGTCACCCACATACGCCAGGCCGCTAAGGAAGTTACACGCGAGTGCCTGATCATGTTCGATTTAGCAGGGCCTAAACTACGAACCGGCGAGATGTCGCCTGAACCGCCTATCCTGCACATCAAAATCAAGCGCGATCAATATGGTGACATTATCGCGCCGACCGAAATCGTACTTGATGGCACAGGCAACCCCGGCACATCTGCCAGCACCGATCCAGCTGGGAAAAACCACCCCGCCAGATTAAGCGTACCGGCCAAATGGCTACAAAGGCTAAAGGCAGGCGACACCATCAAATTCCATGATGCGGGCAAACGCAAACGTGAATTTATCGTGACATCATGCCTGGCAAACAACGAAGTTATCGTAACCTGCGCAAAAGGCGCTTATATTGCACCAGACACTGTACTGGAACATGTGAGCAACAAATACAAAGACAACAAAACCACCACAAGCGAATTCAATGCCCCACCAGCTCGGATACATGTAGAGAAAAACGATGTCATATTACTCATGCGCGCCCAACAGTCAGGTCAACCAGAACAACGTGACAAACGCGGCAACATCACCCTGCCCGCCCGCATAGCCTGCACCGCCCCAGAAATATTTGAATTCATAAAAGCAGGACATGCCGTATGGATAGATGACGGACGCATAGGTTGCCTGATAGAAGAAATCGACGCGCAGGGCGCATGGTTACGGGTAACGCAGGTAAAACCTGGTGGTGAACACATAGCCGCTGAAAAAGGCCTGAATTTCCCCGACAGCAAACTGGTCTTACCCGCACTCACCGCAAAAGACATCAGCGACCTGGATTTTGTAGCACAGCACGCAGACATCGTCGGGTTATCATTCACCCAGCAAGCAGACGACGTTGATCAATTACGTGCCGCCTTAATCCAGCGCAACGCCGGCAATCTGGGCATAGTAGCCAAAATAGAAACCCGTGCAGCAGTCAAAAACCTGCCTGAAATCATAGTACACGGTGCAGGCAAAGGCGCATTCGGCATCATGATTGCACGCGGCGACCTGGCCGTAGAAATCGGCTATGAGCGGCTGGCAGAAATACAGGAAGAAATATTATGGCTATGTGAAGCCGCCCACATCCCCGTCATCTGGGCCACACAAGTACTGGAAAGCCTGGTAAAACAAGGTCTGCCGTCACGCGCAGAAATCACCGATGCAGCAATGTCAGAACGAGCCGAATGCGTCATGCTTAACAAAGGCCCCTACATCGTACACGGCATATCCGTGCTAAACAGCATCATTACCCGCATGCAAGCGCATCAGGATAAAAAGACCCCGCAATATCGTGCGTTGCATTGGTAATGCAGCTTAAGCGTAAAGTGACAATGGGTGGCTATCGACTGTCAGGCCCGACACCTTCATTCCGCTAACAACGGGCATGCTTTTCATGATGGTAGCTAACTCTGAACTTCAGTCACGCTAAACAGTTCATAAAAACTACCGGCTTTGCCGGGGAATGCATACTAAGTAATAGAAAACGTCGAAACCAATATGTTTAAATTTCTCGAATCTCTTATCCATGGTACCAGAGCACACAAGGCGACAGTGCCCCCTGCAGGTCTGCTTGCTTTCTATTGGCATTTCATCAGGCAAACACCATGGTTTTACGTGGCTATGCTAGCCGGCAGCCTGAGCGTTGTCTTGGTAGATATGACGCTTCCTATTTTTATGGGCAAGTTGGTCTCGTTGATGAGCGCGCCAGATCCAACCACCGCGCTGGCGGCACAAACTACGGGGTTGTGGATCATGCTAGTGGTGGTGCTCATTGTAAGACCATTTCTCCAGTTCGCTGATACTGCGATACGTCTCAATGCGTTGATTCCAGGTGTCACCACTCTGATACGCTGGCAAAGCCATTGGCATGTAGTACGTCAGAGCTTGCTATTCTTCCAGAAAGATTTTTCCGGACGTATTGCCAACCGTGTCCTGCAAACAGCACATTCGTTGCGCGAAAGCGTGATATTGGCCATCCGAGGGGTATTGTATTTTTTTAGCTGGGGTATTTTGACGCTGATATTGATCTCCGGCTTCAATTGGAGACTATCCCTGCCTACTCTAATCTGGCTACTGGCGTATGTGGCCTTCCTGCGATTTTTTGTACCGCGTTTGTGCGAGTTGGCCAAACAAAGCGCGGATGCAGACTCAATGGTGACAGCACGCGTAGTCGATACCTATTCCAACATTCTGACCGTCAAACTATTTGCCCGCATCGTTGATGAGGATGCCTACGTGCGCGAGGTTATGGACGAACATCAGGTAGCCAGCGCCCTGCATATGCGTATGGAGACTCGCTTTGAACTCACACTAAGAATGTTGAATGCGCTGTTATTGGCGAGCACGGCAGTGATAGGAGTGAGTCTTTGGAAGCAGGGGCTGATTAGCACCAGTCAACTAGTGGTCGCATTGCCCCTAGTCTGGCAAATCACCAATATGGCCAGCTATATAGCCTCTAGCTCTGCAAGTATTTTTGAGGGTATAGGTACGGTACAGAGCGGCATAGAAACCATTGCCGTCCCCCATGCCCTGATTGACGACACTGCTGCTAAACCAATTAAAGTTACGCAAGGGGAGATTCGTTTTGAGCAAGTGACTTTCGCTTATGACGTAGGTAAGCATGTACTCAATAACATCGATTTAACTGTGCATCCCGGTGAGCGAATCGGATTGATTGGACGGTCTGGTGCGGGTAAATCGACGCTGGTTAACTTGTTGTTGCGTTTTTTCGATATCGATCAGGGTCGTATTACTATCGATGGGCAGGATATTCGGCACATCACGCAAGAAAGCCTGCGCACCCAAATTGGGCTGGTCACACAGGACACCTCGCTGCTGCACCGCTCAATTGCAGACAATATTCGCTATGGTCGTCCGCAGGCAACGCAGGCAGATATTGAAACGGCGGCACGACAAGCAC encodes:
- the yhbY gene encoding ribosome assembly RNA-binding protein YhbY is translated as MISINALQRRYLRAQAHALHPVVMIGDAGLSEAVMREIDINLKSHELIKIRVLGDDRDARATMLTTICETLGAVNVQHIGKLLIIYRPAEKPKLALPK
- a CDS encoding Crp/Fnr family transcriptional regulator, translating into MINTAIITRLQQHYPALQTLSGEQLNLLLPDPRVISLPAGTIVFDENQTCQGFPMLLSGSIRVIKAAPNGRELQLYRVHPGESCILTSSCLLGHSHYTARGIVEHDAELLMLTTSNFNHLIQHHTQFRDYIFHLFAERLTDLMQLVTAVAFQKLDQRLAATLIKRNAPILSTHQALADELGSSREIISRILKGFADQGWVSLGREQIEIVNQTALKQLAEF
- the carB gene encoding carbamoyl-phosphate synthase large subunit encodes the protein MPKRTDLHSILIIGAGPIVIGQACEFDYSGAQACKALREEGYKVILVNSNPATIMTDPDMADVTYIEPITWQVLEKIIEKERPDAVLPTMGGQTALNCALDLAKHGVLEKYKVEMIGASREAIDMAEDREKFKQAMTRIGLASPHSMIAHSMEEALQVKAVLGYPTIIRPSFTMGGTGGGIAYNREEFVEICERGLEASPTKELLIEESLIGWKEYEMEVVRDRNDNCIIVCSIENLDPMGVHTGDSITVAPAQTLTDREYQILRNASIAVLREIGVETGGSNVQFGINPVDGRMVVIEMNPRVSRSSALASKATGFPIAKIAAKLAVGYTLDELQNDITGGATPASFEPSIDYVVTKIPRFAFEKFPQANDRLTTQMKSVGEVMAMGRTFRESLQKALRGLETGMDGLDSLSLDRDIIEAEIGNPGPERLWYVADAFRIGMSMDEVFAFTKIDPWFLVQIQALVADEASLQGKQLADLDATEIRRLKRNGFADRRLAKLLNSDKNEVRARRWELDIHPVYKRVDTCAAEFSTSTAYMYSTYEEECESRPTDRKKIMVLGGGPNRIGQGIEFDYCCVHAALAMREDGYETIMVNCNPETVSTDYDTSDRLYFESLTLEDVLEIVRIEKPVGVIVQYGGQTPLKLARELEAFGTPIIGTTPDMIDCAEDRERFQQMLMGLGLKQPPNRTARSAEEAMAGAAEIGYPLVVRPSYVLGGRAMEIVRAEEDLQRYMREAVKVSNDSPVLLDRFLNDAIEIDVDAVSDGVDVVIGGIMEHIEQAGVHSGDSACSLPPYSLSAEIQDEIRRQTVAMAKALNVVGLMNVQFALQGETVYVLEVNPRASRTVPFVSKATGVQLAKVAARCMAGVSLAAQGITREVVPPYYSVKEAVFPFAKFQGVDTLLGPEMKSTGEVMGVGKTFAEAFVKSQLAASVKLPKDGRAFISVRNADKQKILEIGAQLLALGFELYATRGTASALSAGGMAVTVVNKVAEGRPHVVDMIKNKEISFIVNVVDDKRAVRDSVEIRRAALAHRVTYYTTLAGARAACIGMQAMSELNVYDLQGLHGQLNA
- a CDS encoding DUF4149 domain-containing protein; this encodes MPKLGMLMEKIAMVMWVGGLWAIGYIAAPVLFIQLDDKQLAGNLAGSMFTVIAYVGIVCAVYLLIFRINQFGGAAFKQAFVWAVLLMLLITVGMQFGIQPIMESLKEQAMPKAVMQSIFSDRFAHWHGVSRIAYIIESLLGLVLLIKQSAK
- a CDS encoding calcium:proton antiporter, which encodes MKSLKSELPVVVALIVLGLGYVFEHAVVAQGGGLLWTGLLVILTAIIAVAFRISHHAEILALRLGEPYGTLILTLAAVSVEVVILVVLLQGEPNPTLARDTVFAAMMFDINGILGLAAIVAGLKHGSAKYNLDSANSYIAMLMVAIGVGMFIPDFVPESKWEIYSVFSIAVMAMMYIAFLRLQTVEHRTFFEYSSGVGDEVHDVLHSPNSLHVSIMVVAIVLVGLLSEVMSVLLDAGLHGSDLPKAIPAVLVALISASPEILTALRAAQNNRMQTTVNIALGASLATVLLTLPVIEALALLNGERIVMALTPIQGGVLLLTFVTVMNNLHDGETNAIEGVSHFALFAAFIMLVVIGVI
- the carA gene encoding glutamine-hydrolyzing carbamoyl-phosphate synthase small subunit, encoding MSHAQSAILVLADGTVFRGVSIGALGSTVGEVVFNTAMTGYQEILTDPSYSRQIVTLTYPHIGNTGANPADVESTQIHAAGLVIRDLPLLASNFRSTSSLADYLAAQNIVAIADIDTRRLTRVLRETGAQSGCIMAGEVDDAEALRLARAFPGLAGMDLAKVVSTKVSYTWQEGEWALGKGFITPVQQPYHVVAFDYGVKRNILRMLAARGCKVTVLPAQATAQDALALNPDGIFLSNGPGDPEPCDYAIAAITELVATGIPTFGICLGHQLLALASGAKTMKMKFGHHGANHPVKDLETGRVSITSQNHGFAVDMDSLPANVKVTHVSLFDGSLQGFARTDVPAFCFQGHPEASPGPHDVDYLFDRFVALMQAR
- the greA gene encoding transcription elongation factor GreA, whose translation is MIKTPLTVKGAQMLRDELHQLKTVERHAVIQAIAEARAQGDLSENAEYDAAKEKQGFIEGRIADLEGKLSTAQIIDPATLDTEGRIVFGATVMLEELETGEQVTYQIVGDDEADIKQAKISIGSPIARALIGKSEGDTADVMAPGGIRQYEILEVQYI
- a CDS encoding pyruvate kinase, producing the protein MSAAQNSVSEISSLLQEATALRTALITVQTQLLANWHAHLNLPHYLPSAANLAAYIGLRRNDLRALQIRLARVGLSSLGRCESHVLATLDAVSYALAMMDGATALYCPITDINHTMTREQSLLRENTISLFPRTDNKPGTLMMVTMPSEAADDFALVRDMISAGMDCARINCSHDDAAKWGNMVTHIRQAAKEVTRECLIMFDLAGPKLRTGEMSPEPPILHIKIKRDQYGDIIAPTEIVLDGTGNPGTSASTDPAGKNHPARLSVPAKWLQRLKAGDTIKFHDAGKRKREFIVTSCLANNEVIVTCAKGAYIAPDTVLEHVSNKYKDNKTTTSEFNAPPARIHVEKNDVILLMRAQQSGQPEQRDKRGNITLPARIACTAPEIFEFIKAGHAVWIDDGRIGCLIEEIDAQGAWLRVTQVKPGGEHIAAEKGLNFPDSKLVLPALTAKDISDLDFVAQHADIVGLSFTQQADDVDQLRAALIQRNAGNLGIVAKIETRAAVKNLPEIIVHGAGKGAFGIMIARGDLAVEIGYERLAEIQEEILWLCEAAHIPVIWATQVLESLVKQGLPSRAEITDAAMSERAECVMLNKGPYIVHGISVLNSIITRMQAHQDKKTPQYRALHW
- a CDS encoding YgaP family membrane protein, with amino-acid sequence MGCNTGGIDRVLRIIVGLALIALAATNTVGAWGWIGVVPLLTGIFSFCPVYTLLGLNTCKTKK